The proteins below are encoded in one region of Anaerolineae bacterium:
- a CDS encoding DUF211 domain-containing protein — translation MGAIRRLVLDTLKPHVPNIVEMAVQLSDLPGVEAVNISIYEMDLQVENAKITIEGASIDFQQVVQRIRDDGATIHSIDEVVAGRSIIDDASTPQDPYQG, via the coding sequence ATGGGAGCCATAAGGCGGTTAGTGCTCGACACGCTCAAGCCGCACGTGCCCAACATCGTGGAAATGGCCGTGCAACTGAGCGACCTGCCCGGCGTCGAAGCGGTGAACATCTCCATCTACGAGATGGACCTCCAGGTCGAGAACGCCAAGATCACCATCGAAGGCGCCTCGATAGACTTTCAGCAGGTCGTACAGCGGATCCGCGACGACGGGGCCACCATCCACTCGATAGACGAAGTGGTCGCCGGCCGTTCTATCATTGACGACGCGTCCACGCCCCAAGATCCTTACCAGGGTTAG
- a CDS encoding response regulator codes for MVVEDTASVAKLVATHLETAGYRPTVASSGQQALDLTSHTLPDLFVIDVMMPGLDGFELTRRLRADPRTAGIPIVILTARNTVEDKIKGFEAGADDYVVKPFEAPELLARIRALLARARPTSGFQGEERQGTVLAVFGLRGGSGKSSLAANLAAALAAASGEHTVAACDLALESGHLALMLDARPVHTIDQLVTRYGSSFEPDVLLAHLTDTRLGVRVLAAPLSPASAPLVTAEGTRAVLEHLRRSFAFVILDLSPGFADPNLAAFELCDAVLVLTTPEMAGVKAAASAFETLESLGFPADGLALVVSQVFAARPLANEDIAAAVGRRIELTIPYEGRAFVDAINRGVPVVVSAPRTPAARAIAAFADSLLRRARPVHPSQNVARAV; via the coding sequence ATGGTGGTCGAGGATACCGCCAGCGTGGCCAAGCTCGTGGCCACCCATCTCGAGACCGCCGGATACCGACCCACCGTGGCCTCCTCCGGCCAGCAGGCGCTCGACCTCACCTCCCACACGCTCCCTGATCTGTTCGTCATCGATGTTATGATGCCCGGCCTGGACGGGTTCGAGCTCACCCGCCGTCTCCGCGCCGACCCCCGAACCGCCGGGATTCCGATAGTCATCCTCACCGCCCGGAACACCGTCGAGGACAAGATCAAAGGCTTCGAGGCCGGGGCGGACGACTACGTGGTGAAGCCCTTTGAGGCACCCGAGCTGCTAGCTCGCATCCGCGCCCTGCTGGCCCGCGCCCGGCCTACATCGGGCTTCCAGGGCGAGGAACGCCAGGGCACCGTGCTAGCAGTCTTCGGTTTGCGGGGCGGCTCAGGCAAGTCCTCGTTGGCCGCCAACCTCGCTGCCGCGCTTGCAGCCGCGTCCGGCGAACACACCGTAGCAGCCTGCGACCTAGCGCTGGAATCCGGACACCTGGCTCTCATGCTGGACGCGCGTCCCGTGCACACCATAGACCAACTGGTCACCCGGTACGGCTCCTCGTTCGAGCCCGACGTCCTACTCGCCCACCTAACCGACACCCGGCTGGGCGTACGCGTCCTGGCCGCTCCCCTGTCGCCCGCTTCGGCTCCGCTGGTCACTGCCGAAGGGACACGGGCCGTTCTAGAACACTTGCGGCGCTCCTTCGCGTTCGTGATTCTGGACCTCTCTCCCGGGTTCGCCGACCCGAACCTGGCCGCCTTCGAGCTCTGCGATGCTGTCCTGGTGCTGACCACACCGGAGATGGCCGGCGTCAAGGCGGCAGCGTCAGCCTTTGAGACGCTGGAGTCTCTCGGATTTCCAGCCGACGGCCTGGCGTTGGTGGTGAGCCAGGTGTTCGCGGCCAGACCTCTGGCCAACGAGGACATCGCCGCCGCGGTGGGCCGCAGGATCGAGCTCACCATTCCATACGAAGGCCGGGCCTTCGTTGACGCCATCAACCGGGGCGTGCCTGTGGTGGTCTCGGCGCCCCGCACCCCGGCAGCCAGGGCCATAGCCGCCTTCGCCGACAGTCTGCTCCGTCGGGCGCGGCCAGTCCATCCGTCCCAGAACGTCGCACGAGCCGTCTAG